The Branchiostoma floridae strain S238N-H82 chromosome 18, Bfl_VNyyK, whole genome shotgun sequence DNA window caagataGGAatgtgtgtcacaaagccagcctacatactgccacaggggccacaatgttagaattaccatcacattcccagaaatgcaatatttgtaaacaaacggaagtcgggtgaacgtcatCCGAACGTTGCCCGATTGACAGGCGTTCTCCATCCTCGATGAttaatagtaatagtagtaatagcctttattgcacattcatgccctatcgggctaagtacaggcatattgatacaaagggtagtaatacagtagacatggtttctaatactaatctaaaacatagattctaaatctagtctaatacatttgttcgacttcttctcgtttcttagtaatgttaaatatgtagctagagatgtgttggtataatatcgtctgatcaaaactcataagaaaaatgaatttttcaacactagacaaatattcaaagcgagggaactttcctataatatagctaaaaagaatacttctatcgttactatataaactacaatctaataaaaagtgggtttcatcttcgaccttgttcaggttacagaactgacaaattctttgctccagaggtgtgcggttgtgcctccctgattcaacacggagtttgtggcagctaaTTCGTAGTTTGGTGATAATAGATCTTTGACGTTCGTTCGGAATTTTAAGGTACTCTTCTTCGTTgtaggtggatttgaacagtctgtatgagcgtaatttgTTCCTTGCGAAtttgcctttgttgtcattatggATTTCGCGTAGGAATGTCTGAAAGTAGATGTCCTTTAAACGTTGTTGAATAGCAGAGATGATTGAAGCCATTTTTGAAACAATTGAGTGTGGAGAATGCCAAACAAAGGCATAACCGCATTCTTCTAAAGTTTTCCGCACACCGGAAGCCCAGCATTTGCTACCTAAAGAGTCAAGTTCTAATTGACATAAAAGTGCGTCCGCCTGGAGACTATCAGCCGGCACATTCAAGCAAACTCTAGTGAAAAACTTAACGGcatttagggaggcctccaattgtaaggggtacctccctaattccgcccgtgcagcaagattgctagctgttttggggacatTGAGGGATTGTTTACAGAATTTTACAAGTACGGATTCGATTGGACaagattttgaacttttgaaggAGCCCCAAATCTCCGACCCATAAAGTAAAATTGGTTTGACACAGGAGTcaaataacttgtttttaacagaCAACGGGGCATCAGCTTTGTCAAGGGATTGTCTGACTCCAAACAAAGCTCTTAGCCCCTTGTTGTATAGGTATTTGTgattggctttgaatgtgccagctgagttGACAATTATTCCTAAATAACAATACGAAGATACTATTTCTACTACATTACTATTGAACAAGAAGGAACAGTCTTTTGGTATCCGACCACCCTTTGTGAAAACtacaatttttgtctttttaaggTTGACTTTCAACCTCCAGGATTTACAGTACTCTTCTAATCTAGACAAAGATGATTGTAAGCCACGTTGTGACTCTGAGAATATTACTAAATCGTCAGCATATAATAGACAGGGTACATTCATACAGTGTAGAACTGGAGGGTTACAACAGGAATGATCAAATTCCGATGCTATGTCACTAATGAATAAGTtgaacaatgttggactcaggttacagccttgtcgaaccccgcagtgagtTACAAATGTATCGGTTagaccactgtttgttttaatacAATTTGTAGTTTTAGAGTACATATCTTTTATGGTCAGGAGAAATTTGCCTCCTATCCcaagtttcttcaattttagtaAAAGACCTTCTcgccaaacagaatcaaaagctttACTAAAATCCACAAAACAAGCGTATAGACGTGAATTTCTACTGATATATTTGCTGACAAGCGTGTTCAAAGTGAATAGATTATCAGTTGTTCTAAAATTCTTTCTGAAACCGGcctgttgtggtttgaaaaggctgtttTCTTCTGCGTAATTAGACAGTCTATTGTTTAAGAttgaacagaataattttccTAGACAACTTATAATAGAGATCCCTCTATAGTTGTCTGGGAGTGAAGTATCTCCGGATTTGTGGATAGGTACAATATGGCTGAGCGACCATTCTTCGGGGAAGTATGCGTTTTGTAAGCACAGGTAAAAAAGATGGAGCAGAGGTTTTTGGAAAATTGATTTGCCACAATTCAACATTTCGTTTCTTATCATATCGCTTCCACTGTTtttaactatgtctgtgctcacctgtcggtcttcaatcgttggattgacgcaaggcTATTGACCGATACCATTGCGAGGTACGTacgcacgcacgatctgcgactcggtaataCCCCCGTCGGTAATATGCCGACGAGGAAATGGCAGAGTCCCCCCTtaccgtcagggtcatgcctcctcgtaatttagagctcgcagactcgtcgtccgatcgaatcgcgccttaTGTGAGGGGGTTATAAggagctctgcgatctcagagatctcttgcgacttgtcgcttaagttaagaacatgtttcgctgcaccgcgaccatcgtacgatccctgaaaatcgccggcgatccctaaaaattgcaagatgatcgtgagaacaccggacgtcttactcactaaaatgtcatttagagcttgtAGACTAGTCTTCCcctcgattttcgcctaatgtgaggggggtataaggaaggATTGACAATGGAATAAGGAATGGTTGACGCGCATTTTGCAAACAACCCCGACTCGCCGAAAGCTACACAACTTGTGACATATACTGAACATGCGAATCAATAAAAGCAGTTAGTCAATGTACTCACCACCCAATTGTGAGCAACAAGCTGCCTCTGAAGGCACATGGCCAAGTTTGAAGCGACACGAGCGTGTCGCTCCATGGACTTGGCCATGTGGTCTGCCAGCTCACGGCGACGTACGATCTCCGGACATCCGCGTACAGTGCAGGGGACAACTGCGTCAGGACATGTCGTTTGGTGTCCAAACGCCTCACACCTGGTGAGTATAAGTGAAGGAATCATATCgacatctatctatctatctatctttcgctctatctctctttctttctttcttcaccATGAtacatgacataaaacagaaaaccAGTAAAGGGAATGTACAGGAACAGTGTTGCACAATTGAAACACAGTGACATTGGTCATAATGGTGAAAATACCGGTAAAGACACGTGCACATTAGACACCTTTTCCACTAGCCACTAGATGTGACACCTAGTGACTAGTGGAAAAGGTGTCTAAGGCATATAGAATAGGACAAGTCAAAAGTCAAGTTACCTCCGGATCGTCGCGCCACAGCCCATATGGCACTTTATGTTCGCCTTAGGGCAGACGGTGGACAGGTGTTCGGGGATGTCCAGTCGTTCCGTCTCTGTCCCACAAGGGCAGCGTACTATAGCCCACTCACAGCGATCACTGTGGTCTTTGATATCCTCTCGTGGAACAAGCACGCCACAGCCAGCGTGGGTGCAGGCAACCTTCACCCGAGGGCAGTAGGTCATCAGGTGCTTGAGGATGTCCTCCACAGTCCCAGTGACACACCCAAACTGACAACTGGCTTTAAGGCCCAATGCCAATGACCTTAAAGCCATGTTTGGGCCGGCGATCGTACGGGCACACTTGCACAGCGGGCACTCTGTGATGTTATCCAGACAGCCGGAGCACAGAGTGTGCCCGCAGGCCAGCATGTAACCCTTCACCAACAGCATGATGTGACTGGGTAGAGAAAATATGTATCAGTTTTTTTGTATAAGCATCAACATTCTTGTTCATCGTTTTGACTAGTTTCTAAATGAACTTACATAAACTAAATTAGCACAAGAATGTCCATTAATATGTGCAAATACCATCTTGATGTAACAGAAACACgtaaattgcacaacaatttacAAAGTGATAGGTACCAAAAGATCACTTTTTCAGGAGAAGGTGGAATTCTAAGAAATTTAGATACATATCATAACTAACACCTAATCTGTGCGTACGCATCACCACTTCATACAACAGTGCACGTGTCGgtttaaaagacaaaaaaacatagAATTCATTGTATGAATATACGTAGTCGGCATAATCACGACTGAATGAACTCGAAACCGGTGGTCAGTGGTCAAATAAAGTATGTATTGAATCTATAGTCAGCCACTCACCAGGCATGGCAGGTACAACCGTTGACAAGGTTCTCATCTTCCCTGGCATCCACAGTGATGTATTCCACCCATTTCTctgtttattaaaaaaaatgaaagtcgACGACTAGATTTATTAAGttaacatttcttttctgacaCGGAGACTCCTTCAATAAGtacacaaatacaatgtaggcTGCAGGTCATGCAGAGAACACACGATACAACACATTTGTGGGTCAATGACTTCAAATACAATGATGTGCGTGAGACGTAAAAGTGTCGACCAAACGTACGAAAATTCATTCTTTGTCTGTAagattcgttgagtaatctttcaaatCTTTCGTATTATACTGGTGGCACATAACATGGAATAATTGGACAAAAACAGACGGATACCATGCCAGACGAGTTAGATGGAACGCAAAACGAAATTATTttctagcctccgttgcagtttCCTCGTGACCGGTTGAAACTCCTTCccatggcaaactccctttctagGCAAATTGggtttcccggcacaagagaccTAGCCAACGTTACAAATCAGggacccccccctcccccccccccccaaaaaaaaacacatccccgttcgaagactgcaacgagTTATCTGGCATCTTCCATATgtttatatttgtccaatttctattatttttttcacacattttttAGTCTGGCAGCAGCTCAGACTTCCATACTGACCGCATACGGACTTGAAGATATACGCACTTGTGAACCTTGTGACCTTACCTTACTTGTGACCTTACCTACAACTGGCAGAATTCATCTGAGGATAAAGAATAGAATAcgcaaaaaaagaaatagcttCCGAGTGAAATACAACGTGAATAAGTGAATTACCTGTGGACACGTCTTCAGCTGCCATATTGATGTCGAAAAAAGAtagaacaaaggaaaatactTCGCGCCTTGAAACGGGAAAACTCTGGAACAGACTGACAGAAGGCCTGTCACTTGGGAGTGAGCCACATGTCTCAGGCGCCATGGTGACCATAGCCATTTATCATTTCTAATGTCACATTCTCTCCGGAAactggagggggagggggagtggTGACTTGGAGAGGCCGGGGACCAGATGTCAATTAATGATAGGCTCGGGGAAGTTTGATCAGATACTGTTAATGCAAAAATgatcgcggtggattaatgttcgcggttttcgcggtgaccactttaccgcgaactttttctattatgatattagattgcagtctgtggtgttaccgcgaaattaaatccaccgctaaagtcatttttcctcctaccgcgaaattgaatccccgcgaacttaaatgtatttacagtagtgtCATAGTGACAAATCACCTCATCTAGTGTTGACTTCACACGAGGAAAGAGCAAGTCTTTTCATGTACCGATGACACTGATAATCGAAAGGTAACTTTCGGAGCCTAAATCTAACAATTGACTCTGGCTATTCATTAAGGAAAGGAAAATACCATAGGTTGTCGACGAAGAGTCTACAAGACTATTAAAGTGACTGCCTCGATCATGTTAAGAAAGAACCCTTACATTCAGAAGGTATTTCTTAACGCGGAGTGCGTTTGGGTAGCCCCCAGAATACGTACAGACCAGGGCGGAGAAAATAATGACATCATCATGTAAGATGGTGGACAAGTGTACTGCGATGCCGAACATGCGAACTCCTCACCCCTTGGAGGCCGCCTACCTGATGTGTATATATTGATTGTGATATGCAATGTGCATGCCTTTGATTTACCAAGAAAGACACATTGTATTGTTTACCCAAGTCAGACCAAGAAGAGTAAAGGAATCCACTTAAGTGATTACGTCTGTTTTTGCTGTTGTAAATCAGTCATTCTCAACCTCTGTCATTGTGATTCGTAACAGATCGACTGATAGAACCCATACCCTCATTCCCAAGACATCCGTGAATTATCTTTATGCAAGCTCCTCTCTAGCTCCTCTCATCTTTAAAAGAAAATGGAGATTATTTCTTCCCTACCTCTCTATACATTATATGGTATATATGTAGAGTCTGTAGATGTTCTATTCAAACACAGATGTAAGTGAAGGGTTCGCCAACATGTAACACCCGATCCGATGTACTTAATGTGACACAAGGGAATTTCTTTGACGTTTCAGACCATGGGAACATGCCAGAATTTCCACGGTTCTGTTTAATTAAACTTTGCCAGATGCGATGACCTGGCAGTTTCATTATTATATATGCGCTAATTTAGGTAATgaaatgtatttgtttcttgTTGGTTAGGTCTAGtttaaagtttgattttttCACATATTCTTGGTGGTGACAAAACTTGgcaatggtaaacagtatacaaAGCAAATACTCTAAAGGCATAACTCTAAAATGTAAAAGGGCGATTTAAGCGATTTAGCGGCGATATCACGACAGTTTGTCCGAATTACGATATTTGTTAGCGTGTTACTTGGCAGCATCACGACAGTTCGCCCAGTTTACGATATTTCGGTAGCGTCTTTCGTGGCAGTATCACGACAGTTTGCCCAACTTACGATATTTCAGTAGCGTATACCTAAGCAGAATCACGACAGTTTGCCCAACTTACGATATTTCAGTAGCGTATACCTAAGCAGAATCACGACAGTTTGCCCAACTTACGATATTTCAGTAGCGTATACCCAAGCAGAATCACGACAGTTTGCCCAACTTACGATATTTCAGTAGCGTATACCTAAGCAGAATCACGACAGTTTGCCCAACTTACGATATTTCTGTAGAGTATACGTAGCAGCATCACGACAGTTTGTCCAGTTTACGATACTTCAATAGCATGATCTTTGTAGCCAttcttgggagggggggggggagggagtTATGGCTATTGACATGATCGTCCTGTcaatcctgtcaacagtagaaaactttacactgttgacaggacgatccagGACGATCCTGCCAACAGTGCAATTCTTTCCATTGTtaacaggacgatcctgtcaatagtcTCAGGCTTCTTAGGGAGTGGCTATTTGCATTATGTCAGCAGTGGGAAAATTTGCATTGTTGACAGGTGATTGACAGGATCATGCTGTCAGCGCGATTTAAAAGAATTCATTATGAAAAGACACTTAAtcttttgtcaagacattattGTAGTCTTTGAAACAATAGAAGCGGAGCTAAcggtgaatatttttttctgtaatctTAGTTTGGATTTAGAAAATCTGCCTGACATCTCTTACCACGTGTCACTGTGCTAATGATAATGAAGTTGATACGTTGTGCTGGGGAATTTGGTCGTTCCCATTGCCGGACGGGGGTGTGATGATACTTTGCACGAAAGGCTTCATTTAAATGGACGTTCCCATTGTCCGGACAGGGGTGTGACCGCTTTGCAACCAAGTGGGCCAGCTCGCGCGCTACGATAGACGTATCGTCTTATCATGCCTATCGTCTAAGCTTGCGATGTGGCGCTTACGATAGACGCTTATACGGCGCTATCATATACATATGTGGTAGACGTCTTTTCGTTACTTTAACGCACGTTTTGTGATACGATATTAAGACATAGaatgtacatgccagaacgatacCATTTAAAAACATCGTCTGAATTGCGATATCGTATACCTGATGACGATAGTTTAAGGTACGTCTTATAACGATAACTTAGCAACGTGCGTATTGCTGAGTATATCGATATTTTTGGTTCGAGACGATATCGTAAACGTAAAATTACGTAcatcgtagacgtatttacgcttctttaaggtacgtttttagatacgatattttgacacggaaatgatgccatagacTCTCTGACCAACGCTACTCAGCAATTGCACACTATCAACCGTGCAGCAAATACCGAGCACAGACGACCAGAAACTCGCATGACATTTTCTTCCTATTAAAACACCCGTCATGCGCggaaaaactctctgatcaacgctactcagtgaccgcacactaacagtgcagcaaataccaagcacaaacgatcggaggcccgcacatgcgtgcCATTTTCTTCCCGGactatgaaaacacccgccacgtgcggaaagactctctgaacaAACGccactcagtgatcgcacactaaccgTGTAGCAAGCACCAAACACAACCGATCAGAGGCCCACACATGCGTTCCCTTTTCTTCCTGTCAAAAACACCCGCCAAGTGCGGAAATACTCTCTGACCAACGGCGACGCTACTCAGTGACCGCACACTAGCTGTGCAAGAAATACCAAGCACAAAGGATCAGAGGCCCTCACCTGCCACCTGCGTGCCCTTTTTTCCCTATGAAAACACCAGCCATTCGCGggaaaactctctgatcaacgctactcagtgatcgcaccctaacagtgcaacaaacaccgagcacaaatGACCAGAGGCCCGCCAATGCGCGCCATTTCATCCCTATGAAAACACCCGGCATGCGTGGAAAGACTCTGACAAActttactcagtgatcgcacactaacagtgcagcacacaccaagcacaaacgatcAGAGGTCCGCACATGCGTGCCGCTtaattcctgtgaaaacacccaccATACACCGAAAGACTCTGATCAAcgttactcagtgatcgcacaccagcagtgcaacaaacaccaagCACCAACCATCAGAatcccgcacatgcgcgccgtttcatttctgtgaaaacatccGCCATGCGCGGAAAGACTATGACCAACGCTCCTCAGtaatcgcacactaacagtgcatcaaacaccaagcacaatcggaagcccgcacatgcacgtcatttcattcctgtgaaaacacccgcaatgtgcggaaagactctctgatcaacgctactcggTGATcacacactaacagtgcagcaaacaccgagcaccaacgATCataggcccgcacatgcgcgtcgtttcattcctgtgaaaacatcCGCCATGCGCGGAAAGACTATGACCAACGCTCCTcagttaagccccggtcacaaagcgtgtacgattccttgcgattccttccgatgcgcaggataagcgcagtgcgtcgtaagtcgggggagaatcggaagcaatggtttaagtatataaagccgtggtcacaaagcgcgtagtgcatcgtacgatgaggtcataagagcgtgcctgcgtcaatcgcagtaaatcatagtaaatcggggagcgtcgtatggcgaaaaatagagctgaaatggattttgaacatgttcaaaatttcgatatcgtcgtaagattttatttgcccccatagcagacttcattgcggcaatttttgtctactgatgaggttatagatttatgaattgttagcatgttgtgatggtttcagttttccctgatattgtggatattgacgaaaagggaaaatacatcagtcgcaactgccacagtcgcaaccagagaacagcgcgccccgcacaggtgatgcagacaattgtttgatcgcttcatgcacgtgagtttataattagatcaaatctcagctctcgtcggtctttggtcagtttaccataatcgtaataaccatggggacaactcgaacataaaggcaggctctatgagtcggaaatatatatgatataatgcttatgatatgagttttgtatgatggcatctttttgttgatagcatatcatgatacgatcttgaGCCTGACACggagagccggcaagcaggccgagataatcgtaccagtactcacgcttgatttgaacttttcttgtaatgctcttgttgtcatggtctcttttaatttatttttacagttaaatatattatagGNNNNNNNNNNNNNNNNNNNNNNNNNNNNNNNNNNNNNNNNNNNNNNNNNNNNNNNNNNNNNNNNNNNNNNNNNNNNNNNNNNNNNNNNNNNNNNNNNNNNNNNNNNNNNNNNNNNNNNNNNNNNNNNNNNNNNNNNNNNNNNNNNNNNNNNNNNNNNNNNNNNNNNNNNNNNNNNNNNNNNNNNNNNNNNNNNNNNNNNNNNNNNNNNNNNNNNNNNNNNNNNNNNNNNNNNNNNNNNNNNNNNNNNNNNNNNNNNNNNNNNNNNNNNNNNNNNNNNNNNNNNNNNNNNNNNNNNNNNNNNNNNNNNNNNNNNNNNNNNNNNNNNNNNNNNNNNNNNNNNNNNNNNNNNNNNNNNNNNNNNNNNNNNNNNNNNNNNNNNNNNNNNNNNNNNNNNNNNNNNNNNNNNNNNNNNNNNNNNNNNNNNNNNNNNNNNNNNNNNNNNNNNNNNNNNNNNNNNNNNNNNNNNNNNNNNNNNNNNNNNNNNNNNNNNNNNNNNNNNNNNNNNNNNNNNNNNNNNNNNNNNNNNNNNNNNNNNNNNNNNNNNNNNNNNNNNNNNNNNNNNNNNNNNNNNNNNNNNNNNNNNNNNNNNNNNNNNNNNNNNNNNNNNNNNNNNNNNNNNNNNNNNNNNNNNNNNNNNNNNNNNNNNNNNNNNNNNNNNNNNNNNNNNNNNNNNNNNNNNNNNNNNNNNNNNNNNNNNNNNNNNNNNNNNNNNNNNNNNNNNNNNNNNNNNNNNNNNNNNNNNNNNNNNNNNNNNNNNNNNNNNNNNNNNNNNNNNNNNNNNNNNNNNNNNNNNNNNNNNNNNNNNNNNNNNNNNNNNNNNNNNNNNNNNNNNNNNNNNNNNNNNNNNNNNNNNNNNNNNNNNNNNNNNNNNNNNNNNNNNNNNNNNNNNNNNNNNNNNNNNNNNNNNNNNNNNNNNNNNNNNNNNNNNNNNNNNNNNNNNNNNNNNNNNNNNNNNNNNNNNNNNNNNNNNNNNNNNNNNNNNNNNNNNNNNNNNNNNNNNNNNNNNNNNNNNNNNNNNNNNNNNNNNNNNNNNNNNNNNNNNNNNNNNNNNNNNNNNNNNNNNNN harbors:
- the LOC118406273 gene encoding uncharacterized protein LOC118406273, which codes for MLLVKGYMLACGHTLCSGCLDNITECPLCKCARTIAGPNMALRSLALGLKASCQFGCVTGTVEDILKHLMTYCPRVKVACTHAGCGVLVPREDIKDHSDRCEWAIVRCPCGTETERLDIPEHLSTVCPKANIKCHMGCGATIRRCEAFGHQTTCPDAVVPCTVRGCPEIVRRRELADHMAKSMERHARVASNLAMCLQRQLVAHNWVGETKAMAVAVKGLEMNSFSWFVHPFKAELLKGRQEFCSPVFRALQGGWRIILQKTEDRWLLSLQLTTRSESALVRFKFVIPASSNEMGSEHIYFQHDGVVFREGTAKGMHITMSPADLEAYVTARATGTTVCQDCLLVQIFMQEVDTVQV